One stretch of Streptomyces sp. A2-16 DNA includes these proteins:
- a CDS encoding phosphopantetheine-binding protein, producing MHEETRAFVLTVVRDVINLPLPDRVDDSTPLGDAGLGLESLATIELMLQLEGEYDIELPESEIDPAVVSTLGELVAVVVERRSRVAAGGAAQ from the coding sequence ATGCATGAGGAAACCCGCGCGTTCGTCCTGACCGTGGTGCGCGACGTGATCAACCTGCCCCTCCCGGACCGTGTCGACGACAGCACCCCCCTCGGCGACGCCGGCCTCGGCCTGGAATCCCTTGCCACCATCGAGCTGATGCTCCAGCTGGAGGGCGAGTACGACATCGAGCTGCCGGAGTCGGAGATCGATCCCGCGGTCGTCTCCACGCTCGGCGAACTCGTCGCGGTGGTGGTCGAGCGCCGTTCCCGCGTGGCCGCCGGCGGGGCGGCTCAGTGA
- a CDS encoding beta-ketoacyl-[acyl-carrier-protein] synthase family protein, whose translation MTHEVAITGFGVFTAFGFGAQALRDGVFAGRPGFSPVTRFDPAPYRAAYAGTYEGDGPSVPDVPVKPGYTPAQADVLDACAAEALRMADTDAAGAPVLLGTNGDYAAARSFWEDSAAGHRPADRRMLDSLPARLAQRLGERHGLGGTRLAFVNACVASTNAIAHGAALVASGAAHTVVCGGAYLVTEDVFAKFDSGKALSRRDRVRPFAADRDGLLQGDGVAVLVLEDAARARARGAEVQARVAGWGMAADAHHVIQPHPQGLGLAAAAGAALRRAGIPPESLGYVNAHGTGTPLNDVAETAALHCILGPHTGSVPVSSTKSSTGHMLEATGAVEAVITLLALRDGVLPPTAGLTEPDPACDLDHIPSVARPSDARYALSLNAAFGGVNAALVLERP comes from the coding sequence ATGACGCATGAGGTGGCGATCACCGGGTTCGGCGTGTTCACCGCGTTCGGGTTCGGTGCCCAGGCCCTGCGCGACGGCGTGTTCGCCGGACGGCCCGGATTCTCGCCGGTCACCCGCTTCGACCCGGCCCCCTACCGGGCCGCGTACGCCGGGACCTACGAGGGCGACGGGCCGTCCGTCCCGGACGTGCCGGTCAAGCCCGGATACACCCCGGCCCAGGCCGACGTACTGGACGCGTGCGCCGCGGAGGCGCTGCGGATGGCGGACACCGACGCCGCCGGCGCGCCGGTCCTGCTCGGCACCAACGGCGACTACGCGGCGGCCCGTTCCTTCTGGGAGGACAGCGCGGCCGGACACCGGCCCGCCGACCGGCGCATGCTGGACAGCCTGCCCGCCCGCCTCGCCCAACGGCTCGGCGAGCGCCACGGCCTGGGCGGCACCAGGCTTGCGTTCGTCAACGCCTGCGTCGCCTCCACCAACGCGATCGCGCACGGCGCGGCACTCGTCGCGAGCGGCGCCGCGCACACCGTGGTCTGCGGCGGCGCCTACCTCGTCACCGAGGACGTGTTCGCCAAGTTCGACTCCGGCAAGGCCCTCAGCCGCCGCGACCGCGTCCGTCCCTTCGCCGCCGACCGGGACGGCCTCCTGCAGGGCGACGGCGTGGCCGTACTCGTCCTGGAGGACGCCGCCCGCGCCCGCGCCCGAGGCGCCGAGGTGCAGGCCCGGGTCGCCGGATGGGGCATGGCGGCCGACGCCCACCACGTCATCCAGCCGCACCCGCAGGGCCTCGGCCTCGCCGCGGCGGCCGGGGCCGCGCTGCGCCGCGCCGGGATACCGCCCGAGAGCCTGGGATACGTCAACGCGCACGGCACCGGCACCCCCCTCAACGACGTCGCCGAGACGGCCGCCCTGCACTGCATCCTCGGACCGCACACCGGCTCCGTACCGGTCAGCTCCACCAAGAGCAGCACCGGCCACATGCTGGAGGCCACCGGAGCCGTCGAGGCCGTGATCACTCTGCTCGCCCTGCGCGACGGCGTACTGCCGCCCACCGCGGGCCTGACCGAGCCGGACCCGGCCTGCGACCTCGATCACATTCCGTCCGTGGCCCGCCCGTCCGACGCCCGCTACGCGCTCTCCCTCAACGCCGCGTTCGGCGGGGTCAACGCCGCCCTCGTGCTGGAGCGCCCATGA
- a CDS encoding beta-ketoacyl synthase chain length factor: protein MTPATPHPAPLTKGVRMPTALTRPRAIAGAACRTPWGEAAAGLPGAADTELPKVVGFVVSRFSPLVHDVVTACLGAPGTPDDLVGDLGSRTAIVLATLYGDTTTTDTATQRLVAGQVHSPLLFFQSVTTSILGHLTKRYGITGQLTCLSAGGDLAADALRTADLLLDQDDVEQVLVIGVETEPGERATWVHERIAAEDGLDALPAGDAAVALLLRRTTPGLPELRSVPAEPGPTATDTVPWSAPFGWLRALVETAQAAERVSGGRVTRAVVHSSGPDRFQVGPTTS from the coding sequence ATGACACCCGCCACCCCTCACCCGGCCCCGCTGACGAAGGGCGTCCGTATGCCGACCGCGCTCACCCGGCCGCGTGCCATCGCGGGCGCCGCCTGCCGCACCCCGTGGGGGGAGGCGGCGGCCGGGCTGCCCGGCGCCGCCGACACCGAACTGCCCAAGGTGGTCGGCTTCGTCGTCTCCCGCTTCAGCCCCCTCGTCCACGACGTGGTCACCGCCTGCCTCGGCGCCCCCGGCACCCCCGACGACCTGGTCGGCGACCTCGGCTCGCGTACCGCGATCGTCCTGGCCACCCTCTACGGCGACACCACCACCACGGACACCGCCACCCAGCGCCTGGTCGCCGGCCAGGTGCACAGCCCGCTGCTGTTCTTCCAGTCCGTCACCACCTCGATCCTCGGCCACCTCACCAAGCGGTACGGCATCACCGGGCAGCTCACCTGCCTCTCGGCGGGCGGCGACCTGGCCGCCGACGCCCTGCGCACCGCCGACCTGCTGCTCGACCAGGACGACGTGGAACAGGTCCTGGTGATCGGCGTGGAGACCGAGCCGGGGGAGCGGGCCACCTGGGTGCACGAGCGGATCGCCGCCGAGGACGGCCTGGACGCGCTGCCCGCCGGTGACGCGGCGGTCGCCCTGCTGCTGCGCCGCACCACGCCGGGACTGCCCGAACTCAGGTCCGTGCCCGCCGAGCCGGGTCCCACGGCCACCGACACCGTGCCGTGGAGCGCGCCCTTCGGCTGGCTGCGTGCCCTCGTCGAGACGGCGCAGGCCGCCGAACGGGTCAGCGGCGGCCGGGTGACCCGCGCGGTCGTCCACAGCAGTGGCCCCGACCGCTTCCAGGTCGGCCCCACCACCTCCTGA
- a CDS encoding NAD(P)/FAD-dependent oxidoreductase has protein sequence MNTHASNGPAPAVGDDTAPDCVVVGAGPAGLLAALLLGRRGRRVVVVERRPDPAGAAPAAGGAVIVQPVTLGLLEQAGLLTAAAEGAGRMLGAEAYFGGALAGSYRYDELPGSPLPYALSIRPGALLAGMLAALDALPNVTLVWGAEVESLGGTPGGTRTLTVRTPDGTREYRPGYLLAADGRDSATRALAGIPAEVTASGGGYLDAGVPIPPGWDELTRAHFGAHGYLLETRRGEDGLVIVWITDAAAAAAVLDGPVEGLVKVWSDVVPRLADWFARHITDWDQVRRVQHHSVRARTWSAGNVVLLGDSAHGMHAFAGQGMNTSLQDAVCLTDAIDQALTGQDTGGFEAFERIRRPYIEALQNLQATNTPARADQAAPERERAPEFEVLALGQPEIRPLLARAAAHQARYAAANH, from the coding sequence TTGAACACGCACGCATCGAACGGCCCCGCCCCCGCCGTCGGGGACGACACCGCCCCCGACTGCGTCGTCGTCGGAGCCGGACCGGCCGGACTGCTGGCGGCGTTGCTGCTCGGCCGCCGGGGCCGGCGCGTCGTCGTCGTGGAGCGTCGCCCCGACCCCGCCGGCGCTGCACCGGCCGCCGGCGGGGCCGTCATCGTGCAGCCGGTCACCCTCGGCCTGCTCGAACAGGCGGGACTGCTCACCGCCGCCGCCGAGGGAGCCGGCCGGATGCTCGGCGCCGAGGCCTACTTCGGCGGCGCCCTCGCGGGCAGCTACCGCTACGACGAACTCCCCGGCAGCCCCCTCCCGTACGCGCTGTCGATACGGCCGGGCGCCCTGCTGGCCGGCATGCTCGCCGCGCTGGACGCCCTGCCGAACGTGACGCTGGTGTGGGGCGCCGAGGTCGAGTCGCTCGGCGGCACCCCCGGCGGCACCCGCACCCTGACCGTACGTACGCCCGACGGCACCCGCGAGTACCGGCCCGGGTACCTCCTGGCGGCCGACGGCCGCGACTCCGCCACCCGCGCGCTCGCCGGGATCCCCGCGGAGGTCACCGCGTCCGGCGGCGGCTACCTCGACGCGGGCGTGCCCATCCCGCCCGGCTGGGACGAGCTGACCCGGGCGCACTTCGGCGCGCACGGCTACCTGCTGGAGACCCGCCGCGGCGAGGACGGCCTGGTCATCGTGTGGATCACCGACGCGGCAGCCGCCGCCGCGGTCCTCGACGGGCCGGTGGAGGGCCTGGTGAAGGTGTGGTCCGACGTGGTGCCCCGGCTGGCCGACTGGTTCGCACGGCACATCACCGACTGGGACCAGGTGCGCCGCGTCCAGCACCACTCGGTACGGGCACGGACGTGGAGCGCGGGCAACGTCGTCCTGCTCGGCGACAGCGCACACGGGATGCACGCCTTCGCGGGGCAGGGCATGAACACCTCCCTCCAGGACGCCGTGTGCCTCACGGACGCCATTGACCAGGCGCTGACCGGCCAGGACACAGGCGGCTTCGAGGCGTTCGAACGGATCCGCCGCCCCTACATAGAGGCCCTCCAGAACCTCCAGGCCACCAACACCCCCGCTCGCGCCGACCAGGCGGCTCCGGAGCGGGAACGGGCGCCCGAGTTCGAGGTCCTCGCCCTGGGCCAGCCCGAGATCAGGCCGCTGCTCGCGCGGGCCGCCGCACACCAGGCGCGGTACGCCGCCGCGAACCACTGA
- a CDS encoding LLM class flavin-dependent oxidoreductase — translation MDRIGFGAFLSPLHPLGEDPTLSMWRDMELVEWLDQLGYDEFWVGEHHSAGWGTIASPELFIAAAAERTRHIRLGTGVTSLPYHHPFMVASRAVQLDHMTRGRFQLGVGAGSLPSDMHILGIDPAQTRPRTAEALEVILHLLRSEEPLTRSTDWFELRDARLQLRPYSAGGIPLAVSSASSPSGMRLAGRHGLGALSLGTPRPGTSPSDLRAQWEHAEEAAAEHGRTADRADWRVTLPVHIAETREDAYRDVVEGWLRYRNEYWAQTLGLPIALSRADARKALETAVDNHGAIIGSVDDAIEAVARVQEATGGFGRLLVTVQDWAPRDRMKHSFELLARFVAPRFNGSLRGLEASQEWTSRQTRAWAERHGATLLGRPAPATK, via the coding sequence ATGGACCGGATCGGCTTCGGCGCGTTCCTCTCACCGCTGCACCCGCTCGGCGAGGACCCGACCCTCAGCATGTGGCGGGACATGGAACTGGTCGAATGGCTCGACCAGCTCGGCTACGACGAGTTCTGGGTGGGCGAGCACCACTCGGCCGGCTGGGGCACGATCGCCTCGCCCGAGCTGTTCATCGCCGCCGCCGCCGAGCGCACCCGCCACATCAGGCTCGGCACCGGCGTCACCAGCCTGCCGTACCACCACCCGTTCATGGTGGCCTCGCGGGCCGTGCAGCTCGACCACATGACGCGGGGCCGCTTCCAGCTCGGCGTCGGCGCCGGCTCGCTCCCCTCCGACATGCACATCCTCGGCATCGACCCGGCGCAGACCCGCCCGCGTACCGCCGAGGCCCTGGAGGTGATCCTGCACTTGCTGCGCAGCGAGGAGCCGCTGACCCGGAGCACCGACTGGTTCGAACTGCGCGACGCGCGCCTCCAGTTGCGCCCCTACTCGGCGGGCGGCATCCCCCTGGCGGTCTCCAGCGCCTCCTCGCCGAGCGGGATGCGGCTGGCGGGACGGCACGGCCTCGGCGCGCTCTCCCTCGGCACCCCCCGCCCCGGCACCTCGCCCAGCGACCTGCGCGCGCAATGGGAGCACGCCGAGGAGGCCGCCGCCGAGCACGGCCGCACCGCCGACCGTGCCGACTGGCGCGTCACCCTGCCCGTGCACATCGCGGAGACCCGGGAGGACGCCTACCGCGACGTGGTGGAGGGCTGGCTGCGCTACCGCAACGAGTACTGGGCCCAGACGCTCGGACTGCCGATCGCGCTCTCGCGCGCCGACGCCCGCAAGGCGCTGGAGACTGCCGTCGACAACCACGGTGCGATCATCGGTTCCGTGGACGACGCCATCGAGGCCGTCGCCCGCGTCCAGGAGGCCACCGGCGGCTTCGGCCGGCTCCTGGTCACGGTCCAGGACTGGGCGCCCCGCGACCGTATGAAGCACAGTTTCGAACTGCTCGCCCGGTTCGTCGCGCCCCGCTTCAACGGCTCGTTGCGCGGCCTCGAGGCCTCCCAGGAGTGGACCTCGCGGCAGACCCGGGCATGGGCCGAGCGGCACGGCGCCACCCTGCTCGGCCGTCCGGCGCCCGCCACCAAGTAG
- the fabG gene encoding 3-oxoacyl-ACP reductase FabG, translating to MGRSVLVTGGNRGIGLAVARRFAANGDSVAVTHRGSGAPEGLLGVKCDVTDAEQVAEAFAQAETAHGPVEVLVANAGITDDGLLMRMSDEQFSQVLETNLGGAFRVARQASADMVRRRGGRMVFLSSVAGLRGSAGQANYASSKAGMVGLARSLAREFGPRSITVNVVAPGLVDTEMTEGLGQRRREQILSEVPLGRSASAEEVAEAVFWLASPQAAYVTGAVLPVDGGLGMGH from the coding sequence GTGGGACGTTCGGTACTGGTGACAGGCGGCAACCGCGGCATCGGGCTCGCGGTGGCCCGGCGGTTCGCCGCCAACGGCGACTCGGTGGCCGTCACCCACCGCGGCTCGGGCGCCCCGGAGGGCCTGCTCGGCGTCAAGTGCGATGTCACGGACGCCGAGCAGGTCGCCGAGGCGTTCGCGCAGGCGGAGACGGCGCACGGGCCGGTGGAGGTGCTGGTGGCGAACGCCGGCATCACCGACGACGGGCTGCTGATGCGGATGAGTGACGAGCAGTTCTCCCAGGTGCTGGAGACCAACCTCGGGGGTGCCTTCCGGGTGGCTCGCCAGGCGTCCGCCGACATGGTGCGCAGGCGGGGCGGGCGGATGGTGTTCCTGTCGTCGGTGGCCGGGCTGCGCGGCTCGGCCGGGCAGGCCAACTACGCGTCGAGCAAGGCGGGCATGGTGGGCCTCGCCAGGTCGCTGGCCCGCGAGTTCGGGCCGCGGTCGATCACCGTGAACGTGGTCGCGCCGGGTCTGGTGGACACCGAGATGACCGAGGGCCTCGGGCAACGGCGGCGCGAGCAGATCCTCAGCGAGGTACCGCTGGGCCGCAGCGCGTCCGCCGAGGAGGTCGCCGAGGCGGTCTTCTGGCTGGCATCGCCCCAGGCCGCGTACGTCACCGGGGCGGTCCTGCCGGTGGACGGCGGTCTCGGCATGGGCCACTGA
- a CDS encoding flavin reductase family protein — translation MSMHVARRPGGRAASVDAALFRRTMGLLPTGVTVVTAGSGGTTEAVTASSVTSISLDPPLVLVSVGATGRLRGAIEEAGGFAVNVLGEDQAELSAVFAGRDRPRGDRAQERLGGRIGDGGHALLAGAVFSLECRTEHVYPGGDHVLFLGRVGAVHAADPVRRPLVHHQGGYTVLGPRPAQART, via the coding sequence ATGTCGATGCACGTTGCGCGGCGGCCGGGCGGCCGTGCCGCCTCCGTGGACGCCGCGCTCTTCCGCCGCACGATGGGCCTGCTGCCGACCGGCGTCACGGTCGTCACCGCGGGCAGCGGCGGCACGACCGAGGCGGTGACGGCGAGTTCGGTCACCTCCATCTCGCTGGACCCGCCGCTGGTGCTGGTGAGCGTCGGCGCGACGGGCAGACTGCGCGGGGCGATCGAGGAGGCGGGCGGCTTCGCCGTGAACGTACTCGGCGAGGACCAGGCGGAGCTCTCCGCGGTGTTCGCCGGCCGGGACCGGCCGCGCGGCGACCGGGCGCAGGAGCGCCTGGGCGGCCGGATCGGCGACGGCGGGCACGCGCTGCTGGCCGGTGCGGTGTTCTCCCTGGAGTGCCGTACCGAGCACGTCTACCCGGGCGGCGACCACGTGCTGTTCCTCGGCCGGGTCGGGGCGGTGCACGCGGCCGACCCGGTCCGGCGTCCGCTCGTCCACCACCAGGGCGGTTACACCGTCCTGGGCCCCCGGCCCGCGCAGGCCAGGACCTGA